A window from Pararhizobium capsulatum DSM 1112 encodes these proteins:
- a CDS encoding sugar phosphate isomerase/epimerase family protein, with translation MKTKDIELCASYWTVSGAVHPGSPSEISPFSLKDRAEVCGRVGWRGMGFVLDDMNASIGRYGLPTVRQIFSDNGIRHVELEFLVDWHLAGEKRLASDAAYDRLLDVGAELGVKKIKIGGGVFEEGEPDMPVMRSALATICERAAPLGIDIVIEFLPFASINTIKRGLALFDGIGTTNGGLLVDTWHIQRGGMTADDIRQIPLEFLRAVELDDAGPEVLGSLFNDSTHYRRLCGEGSIDIPSQIQAILDVGYNGYWGVEVISAYHRHLPLEIAAQQAFDTTMQQFQAVELPAD, from the coding sequence ATGAAGACTAAAGATATCGAACTCTGCGCCAGCTACTGGACAGTCAGCGGCGCCGTGCATCCGGGCTCACCGAGCGAGATCAGCCCCTTCTCTTTGAAGGATCGCGCTGAGGTTTGCGGCAGGGTCGGCTGGCGGGGCATGGGGTTCGTCCTTGACGACATGAATGCTTCGATTGGCCGATACGGCTTGCCGACCGTGCGCCAGATTTTTTCGGACAATGGCATTCGTCATGTAGAACTCGAGTTTCTTGTAGACTGGCATCTTGCCGGCGAGAAGCGTCTCGCGTCGGATGCCGCCTATGATCGCTTGCTTGACGTCGGCGCCGAACTTGGTGTCAAGAAGATCAAGATTGGCGGCGGGGTCTTCGAAGAGGGCGAGCCGGATATGCCGGTCATGCGAAGTGCGCTTGCCACGATCTGCGAACGGGCCGCGCCACTTGGCATCGATATCGTCATCGAGTTTCTGCCCTTCGCCAGCATCAACACCATCAAGCGCGGGCTGGCGCTCTTTGATGGGATCGGCACGACGAATGGCGGCCTGCTGGTTGATACGTGGCACATTCAGCGAGGCGGCATGACAGCCGACGATATAAGGCAGATTCCCCTCGAATTTCTGCGAGCAGTCGAACTCGACGACGCAGGTCCAGAAGTGCTCGGCTCGCTCTTCAACGATTCCACCCATTACCGTCGTCTGTGTGGCGAAGGCTCGATCGACATCCCTTCTCAGATCCAGGCCATTCTCGATGTAGGATATAATGGCTACTGGGGCGTCGAAGTGATCTCTGCCTATCACCGACACCTCCCCTTGGAGATCGCTGCGCAGCAGGCTTTTGACACGACGATGCAGCAGTTTCAGGCTGTTGAACTGCCTGCGGATTAA
- a CDS encoding sugar ABC transporter permease — translation MANIIIAEVPAKRPRRSFGELLSNDLRALPIVIGLVALGFFFASQSDVFLTSRNLSNLLIQSTVVGIMALGLMFVLLVKEIDLSIAAINGVTSVLMAKFIVEFGVSPWIAVPVAILIGAAIGSCSARWVTFVGVPSFVVTLGLGLALNGLQLMLLPATARYGLQQTGIEMIALTNISGVWAWLALVLGILAYAGLVVSDVARRQRAGLQAPFMQSVVMPIAAAAAFGAVVVAILISHQGIPLVVLIVAVLLGVGGYVLNSTRFGLYLYAVGNNEEAARRAGIKVSTIKMAAFAIAGGIAALAGIIGASRTLGVGVFSGGGVGGGTLLLESIAAAVIGGVSLFGGRGSIHAALLGALVIGTVGNGLNLMGVENEVRLIVTGLMLVLAVSIDKLIERATGHQSF, via the coding sequence ATGGCCAACATCATTATCGCGGAGGTGCCCGCAAAGCGCCCACGCCGAAGCTTTGGCGAACTTCTTTCCAACGACTTGCGCGCGCTGCCGATCGTCATCGGGCTTGTTGCGCTTGGGTTCTTCTTTGCCTCACAAAGCGACGTGTTCCTTACGTCGCGAAACCTCTCGAACCTGTTGATACAAAGTACCGTCGTCGGCATCATGGCATTGGGCTTGATGTTCGTTCTGTTGGTGAAAGAGATCGACCTCTCGATCGCGGCCATCAACGGCGTGACCTCCGTGCTGATGGCGAAATTCATCGTCGAATTTGGCGTATCGCCCTGGATTGCCGTTCCCGTCGCCATCCTGATCGGGGCTGCCATCGGCAGTTGCTCGGCGCGTTGGGTCACCTTTGTCGGGGTTCCGTCGTTCGTGGTGACGCTCGGGCTCGGACTGGCGTTGAACGGTCTTCAATTGATGCTACTCCCTGCAACCGCCCGCTATGGCCTACAGCAGACCGGCATCGAAATGATCGCCCTTACAAACATCAGCGGCGTTTGGGCCTGGCTCGCTCTCGTCCTCGGCATTCTCGCCTATGCGGGTCTGGTGGTGTCAGATGTCGCGCGTCGGCAAAGGGCCGGTTTGCAGGCGCCCTTCATGCAGAGCGTCGTCATGCCGATCGCCGCTGCTGCCGCTTTCGGGGCTGTTGTCGTGGCGATCCTGATATCCCATCAAGGTATCCCGCTCGTAGTCCTGATCGTCGCTGTCTTGCTGGGTGTTGGCGGCTACGTCCTAAACAGCACGCGGTTCGGACTTTACCTCTACGCTGTCGGTAACAACGAAGAGGCAGCTCGGCGCGCGGGCATCAAGGTTTCAACCATCAAGATGGCTGCCTTTGCGATCGCTGGCGGGATCGCGGCTCTGGCCGGCATCATCGGGGCGTCCCGCACACTCGGTGTCGGTGTTTTCTCTGGTGGCGGCGTCGGAGGCGGCACCCTGCTGCTTGAGTCTATCGCAGCGGCGGTTATCGGTGGTGTCAGCCTATTTGGCGGCCGCGGTTCAATCCATGCCGCGTTGCTGGGTGCGCTCGTCATCGGAACCGTCGGCAATGGTTTGAATCTGATGGGCGTCGAAAACGAAGTTCGACTGATAGTCACCGGGCTGATGCTTGTCCTGGCCGTATCAATCGACAAGCTGATCGAACGGGCCACCGGCCACCAGAGCTTCTGA
- a CDS encoding ATP-binding cassette domain-containing protein, protein MTALAAEQPSAARSGATPLVSLRNIQKHFGSLHALRGASVEVYPGEIVALVGDNGAGKSTLVKVMAGVHAADSGEYLFEGKSVQVKKPTDATALGIQTVYQDLSLCSNLDAVQNLFLGREMTGSWWGGGRIRRAECEVRARELLTRMRLGNLSLTRPVGAMSGGQRQNIAIARSILETPKVVILDEPTAALSHSAAEGVATLIRTLADQGLGIVIVSHDIHHFVVNATDRIEVMRLGTNVASFKSKDVTGEQVVNAMVGGNEGVNLAG, encoded by the coding sequence ATGACAGCACTGGCAGCCGAGCAGCCGAGCGCAGCTCGCAGCGGCGCGACCCCACTGGTTTCGCTTCGCAATATCCAAAAACATTTCGGATCTCTGCATGCGCTGCGCGGCGCATCTGTTGAAGTCTATCCCGGAGAGATCGTGGCCCTCGTCGGAGACAATGGCGCAGGTAAATCCACGCTGGTTAAGGTGATGGCTGGCGTCCACGCCGCGGACTCAGGCGAATATCTTTTCGAAGGCAAATCCGTCCAGGTGAAGAAGCCGACCGACGCAACGGCACTCGGCATTCAAACGGTGTACCAGGATCTTTCACTGTGCAGCAATCTTGACGCCGTGCAGAACCTCTTCCTGGGCCGCGAGATGACGGGGTCCTGGTGGGGAGGCGGACGTATCCGGCGTGCCGAATGCGAGGTTCGCGCACGCGAGCTGCTCACACGGATGCGGCTTGGCAATCTCTCGCTGACGCGGCCTGTCGGCGCGATGTCGGGAGGGCAACGTCAGAACATTGCCATCGCGCGATCAATTCTCGAAACGCCCAAGGTTGTTATCCTCGACGAGCCCACGGCTGCACTTAGTCATTCCGCCGCAGAGGGTGTCGCGACGCTTATTCGAACGCTGGCCGATCAGGGTCTCGGCATCGTTATCGTCAGTCACGATATTCACCACTTCGTCGTAAACGCGACTGACCGTATTGAAGTCATGCGTCTTGGAACCAACGTCGCCAGCTTCAAATCCAAGGATGTCACCGGCGAGCAGGTCGTGAACGCGATGGTCGGGGGCAATGAAGGCGTCAATCTTGCGGGCTGA
- a CDS encoding ABC transporter substrate-binding protein codes for MRGIFTTLLATTTLLAGAAYAQDAGKVFFLLPNTTTIRFESRDAPFFVEAMKTAAPNAQVVVQNAQGDPQQQQRQIEDAISQGAKLILLTSADANLIAGGLAAAQAANIPVVLYDHDAVGGKAEAHIVFDSLAVGQAQGKRAAEMINKIEKSPVKVARIKGNQGEYGTGQYEKGQDEFLKPLIASGKVQVVCEQYTQNWDPTVAQSFAEDCLTKNGGDVDVFLGMNDGTTGGSVAALISQGFKPGDKVVTGGQDATVEALRYVAQGWQDNSVLKDLKVEATEAAKVVASILDGKGVPKEIVNGKVNNGFMDVPAVLLPVENITIDNLGEVVSKGVWTWKEICQGVEDTEVCKANM; via the coding sequence ATGAGAGGTATATTTACGACGCTTTTGGCCACGACGACGTTGCTCGCAGGGGCAGCATATGCGCAAGATGCGGGGAAGGTTTTCTTCCTGCTGCCCAACACCACGACCATCCGTTTCGAAAGCCGAGACGCACCATTTTTCGTTGAAGCCATGAAGACGGCTGCTCCGAATGCTCAGGTCGTTGTCCAGAACGCGCAGGGTGATCCGCAGCAGCAGCAACGTCAAATCGAAGACGCGATTTCCCAGGGCGCGAAATTGATCCTGCTGACATCGGCAGACGCCAACCTTATCGCAGGCGGACTTGCTGCTGCCCAGGCAGCTAACATCCCGGTCGTGCTCTACGACCACGATGCCGTTGGCGGCAAGGCAGAAGCTCATATCGTATTTGACTCACTTGCTGTGGGTCAGGCCCAGGGGAAGCGCGCAGCTGAAATGATCAACAAAATTGAAAAGTCGCCGGTCAAGGTGGCCCGCATCAAAGGAAACCAGGGCGAATACGGCACAGGACAGTATGAGAAAGGTCAGGACGAGTTTCTGAAGCCCCTCATTGCTTCCGGTAAAGTTCAGGTTGTTTGCGAGCAGTACACACAAAATTGGGATCCAACTGTAGCTCAGTCATTTGCAGAAGACTGCTTGACCAAAAACGGCGGCGACGTCGACGTCTTCCTCGGCATGAATGACGGCACGACCGGTGGCTCGGTAGCCGCGCTAATCAGTCAGGGTTTCAAACCGGGTGACAAGGTCGTCACCGGCGGACAGGATGCGACCGTCGAGGCACTGCGCTACGTTGCCCAAGGGTGGCAAGACAATTCCGTCCTGAAGGACCTCAAGGTCGAAGCGACCGAAGCCGCCAAGGTCGTTGCATCGATCCTAGATGGCAAAGGCGTTCCGAAGGAAATCGTCAATGGCAAGGTGAACAACGGGTTCATGGATGTCCCGGCCGTCCTGCTGCCTGTCGAAAACATCACTATCGACAATCTCGGCGAGGTGGTGAGCAAGGGCGTTTGGACCTGGAAGGAAATTTGCCAAGGCGTCGAGGACACCGAGGTTTGCAAGGCTAATATGTAA
- a CDS encoding LysR family transcriptional regulator — protein MDRWTEFQVFVKIAEEKSLTNAARALNLSVSAISRHLMNLEARLGARLIQRSTRQLSLTSEGEALFTDARDLLATWEAAEGNVTARSHAPTGRLRIGASLSFSLLHLMPVVAQFRQLYPAVSIEIVSSNRYYDIIENGLDLAIRTRRVEADSSITIRRLGETRRLLAASPQYLERRGIPTHPHDLLEHDLILYTLADNWNEFHFCKGEDAVVIKVDGGILANDGQLICQAARDGLGILAQPTYIIQDDLDKGRLVRVLDNWDLPRLTMNIAYPSKSFVPVRTRLFINFLAERFRMNDFEAIWTV, from the coding sequence ATGGATCGCTGGACCGAGTTTCAGGTGTTCGTCAAAATCGCCGAAGAGAAAAGCCTGACGAACGCGGCACGGGCCCTGAATTTGTCTGTTTCCGCCATCAGCCGACATCTCATGAACCTTGAGGCCCGGCTTGGTGCCCGGCTTATCCAGCGATCAACACGTCAGTTGAGCCTCACCAGCGAAGGAGAGGCGCTTTTCACAGATGCGCGCGATCTCCTTGCCACTTGGGAAGCGGCGGAAGGGAACGTCACGGCTCGTTCACACGCGCCCACGGGACGGTTGCGTATTGGGGCATCCCTGTCGTTTTCCCTGCTGCATTTGATGCCCGTCGTGGCGCAATTCCGGCAACTCTATCCAGCCGTGTCAATCGAGATTGTTTCGTCCAACCGATACTATGACATCATCGAGAATGGCTTGGATCTTGCGATCCGCACCCGCCGGGTTGAAGCCGATAGCTCGATTACCATTCGGCGACTGGGCGAGACACGTCGACTTCTAGCTGCCTCTCCACAATATCTGGAACGACGCGGCATACCCACCCATCCTCATGATTTACTCGAACATGATTTGATCTTGTACACGCTCGCCGACAATTGGAATGAATTCCATTTTTGCAAGGGAGAGGATGCTGTCGTCATCAAGGTGGACGGTGGTATACTGGCGAATGATGGACAGTTGATTTGCCAGGCCGCGCGAGACGGCCTGGGTATACTGGCCCAGCCGACATACATCATTCAAGATGATTTAGATAAAGGCCGTCTGGTAAGGGTGCTGGACAACTGGGATTTGCCCCGACTTACGATGAATATCGCCTACCCCAGCAAGTCATTTGTCCCCGTCAGGACCCGTCTGTTCATAAATTTCTTGGCCGAACGTTTCCGTATGAACGATTTCGAAGCCATCTGGACGGTATGA
- a CDS encoding SDR family oxidoreductase — protein MQPSPSTPAWTKTRIVRKGSGPDTQSSIIQRTASVEKIANLVTYLASPLASATTGASMRVDGGLNDTL, from the coding sequence TTGCAGCCCTCTCCCTCTACCCCTGCCTGGACCAAGACTCGCATTGTTCGCAAAGGTAGCGGACCCGACACCCAAAGCTCGATCATTCAACGCACTGCGAGCGTCGAGAAAATCGCAAATCTCGTGACCTACCTGGCATCGCCCTTGGCATCCGCAACGACCGGCGCTTCAATGCGGGTGGACGGAGGTCTGAACGACACGCTCTGA